One region of Cyanobium sp. M30B3 genomic DNA includes:
- a CDS encoding NAD(P)-dependent oxidoreductase: MTRSDRPALGWIGLGALGAPMATNLLAAGFPLRVHNRSAGPEQPLLAGGAQLATSPAAAACGAALLCLCVSDDQAAQAVIAQASGGLAPGALVVDFSTIAPATSRSLAKHLATRQVAYLDAPVTGGTEGARAGSLSVLVGGAAVDLERARPVLEVVGGRINHLGPVGAGQQAKAVNQVLVAGSYAAVAEALALGQRLGLPMRQVCEALRAGAAGSWALDNRAANMLEGHFPLGFRLALHRKDLAIALEAAAEAGLELPISRLVAALEDDLLNAGHGDDDVSALARWFSLDR, encoded by the coding sequence GTGACCAGATCTGACCGGCCGGCCCTGGGCTGGATCGGCCTGGGGGCCCTGGGGGCGCCGATGGCCACCAATCTGCTGGCGGCGGGCTTTCCCCTGCGGGTGCACAACCGCAGCGCCGGCCCCGAGCAGCCGCTGCTGGCCGGCGGCGCCCAGCTGGCAACCAGCCCCGCGGCGGCGGCTTGTGGTGCCGCCCTGCTCTGCCTGTGCGTGAGCGACGACCAGGCCGCCCAGGCGGTGATCGCGCAGGCCAGCGGCGGTCTGGCCCCTGGGGCCCTGGTGGTGGATTTCTCCACCATCGCGCCGGCCACCAGCCGTTCGCTGGCCAAGCACCTGGCCACCCGGCAGGTGGCCTATCTGGACGCCCCGGTGACCGGCGGCACCGAAGGGGCCCGCGCCGGCAGCCTGTCGGTGCTGGTGGGCGGGGCGGCGGTCGACCTGGAGCGGGCCCGACCCGTGCTGGAGGTGGTGGGGGGCCGCATCAACCACCTGGGGCCGGTGGGCGCCGGCCAGCAGGCCAAGGCCGTGAACCAGGTGCTGGTGGCCGGCAGCTATGCCGCCGTGGCCGAGGCCCTGGCCCTGGGGCAGCGGCTGGGCCTGCCGATGCGCCAGGTGTGTGAGGCCCTGCGGGCGGGGGCGGCCGGCTCCTGGGCGCTCGACAACCGCGCCGCCAACATGCTGGAGGGCCACTTCCCGCTCGGCTTCCGACTGGCCCTGCACCGCAAGGATCTCGCCATCGCCCTGGAGGCCGCCGCCGAGGCCGGCCTGGAGCTGCCCATCAGCCGGCTGGTGGCCGCCCTGGAGGACGACCTGCTGAACGCGGGCCACGGCGACGACGACGTGTCGGCCCTGGCCCGCTGGTTCAGCCTCGATCGCTGA
- a CDS encoding DUF2062 domain-containing protein, whose product MPPFQPPIPSLGAALSRLGERARALITWLWAQEGSHGQRARGLAAGIFCGCFPFFGLQTLLGIGLATLVRGNHLLAAAGTWISNPFTYVPLYWFNYRLGCWLLGPGQDWPGLGALQAEGLKQLGWSVASRLLLGSTLVGATSAMAGGLLYWWWLEREQRQRG is encoded by the coding sequence ATGCCCCCATTTCAGCCCCCCATCCCCTCCCTGGGGGCTGCTCTCAGCCGCCTCGGCGAGCGCGCCAGAGCACTGATCACCTGGCTCTGGGCCCAGGAGGGCAGCCACGGCCAGCGGGCCCGGGGGCTGGCGGCGGGCATCTTCTGTGGCTGCTTTCCCTTCTTCGGACTGCAGACCCTGCTGGGGATCGGCCTGGCCACCCTGGTGCGCGGCAACCACCTGCTGGCCGCCGCCGGCACCTGGATCAGCAACCCCTTCACCTACGTGCCGCTCTACTGGTTCAACTACCGGCTGGGCTGCTGGCTGCTGGGGCCAGGCCAGGACTGGCCCGGACTCGGAGCCCTGCAGGCCGAGGGCCTGAAGCAGCTGGGCTGGAGCGTGGCCAGCCGGCTGTTGCTGGGCTCCACCCTGGTGGGCGCCACCAGCGCGATGGCGGGCGGCTTGCTCTACTGGTGGTGGCTGGAGCGGGAACAGCGCCAGCGCGGCTGA
- a CDS encoding universal stress protein, which yields MFHTVLFPIDRSRQALETAAVALKLVQQHGSRLVLLSVVEAGDEESAVAELLQQARGSFEQAGVACEVLEREGKAAFVIGDVADEINADLIVMGTRGITLESDQQSTAARVIQLAPCPVLVVP from the coding sequence ATGTTCCACACCGTTCTCTTCCCGATCGACCGCAGCCGCCAGGCGCTGGAGACCGCCGCCGTGGCCCTCAAGCTGGTGCAGCAGCACGGCAGCCGCCTGGTGTTGCTCTCGGTGGTGGAGGCCGGCGACGAGGAGTCGGCCGTGGCCGAGCTGCTGCAGCAGGCCCGGGGCAGCTTCGAGCAGGCGGGTGTGGCCTGTGAGGTGCTGGAGCGGGAGGGCAAGGCCGCCTTCGTGATCGGCGATGTCGCCGATGAGATCAACGCCGACCTGATCGTGATGGGCACCCGCGGCATCACCCTGGAGAGCGATCAGCAGAGCACCGCCGCCCGGGTGATCCAGCTGGCCCCGTGTCCGGTGCTGGTGGTGCCCTGA
- a CDS encoding RluA family pseudouridine synthase, protein MSEAGFGAGEGELLTLTYPKPLPMRLDRWLVAQRPEQSRSRIQKFIDAGYVRVNGATGRAKTPLRHGDTVELWMPPPEPLPYLLAQAMPLDVLYEDAHLIVLNKPAGLTVHPAPGNKDGTLVNGLLHHCPDLPGIGGELRPGIVHRLDKDTTGCIVVAKSQEALVKLQVQIQKRIASREYLAVVHGQPAADAGTIVGAIGRHPADRKKYAVVSDGSGRHACTHWRVTERLGDYALLRFKLDTGRTHQIRVHCAHINHPIVGDPVYSRARRLPVALPGQALHAVRLGLNHPITGERIVCEAPPPAVFDKLLAVLRRQHPAPQTAAVLPGVSRSMAQSDLQAFIQRVQQDAALQEQLSTTRAADADEVAAMARALGFSVSPADLVDCGGGALVDYEDEDYFMKPRWWSLAA, encoded by the coding sequence ATGAGTGAAGCGGGGTTCGGAGCCGGCGAGGGCGAGCTGCTGACGCTCACCTACCCCAAGCCCCTGCCGATGCGGCTGGACCGCTGGCTGGTGGCCCAGCGGCCGGAGCAGAGCCGCTCGCGCATCCAGAAATTCATCGATGCCGGCTACGTGCGGGTGAACGGCGCCACCGGCCGGGCCAAGACCCCCCTGCGCCACGGCGACACGGTGGAGCTGTGGATGCCGCCGCCCGAACCCCTGCCCTACCTGTTGGCCCAGGCGATGCCCCTGGATGTGCTTTATGAGGACGCCCACCTGATCGTGCTCAACAAGCCCGCCGGCCTCACGGTGCATCCGGCGCCGGGCAACAAGGACGGCACCCTGGTGAACGGCCTGCTGCACCACTGCCCTGACCTGCCGGGCATCGGCGGCGAGCTGCGGCCGGGGATCGTGCACCGGCTCGACAAGGACACGACGGGCTGCATCGTGGTGGCCAAGAGCCAGGAGGCCCTGGTGAAGCTGCAGGTGCAGATCCAGAAGCGGATCGCCTCGCGCGAATACCTGGCGGTGGTGCACGGCCAGCCGGCCGCCGATGCGGGCACGATCGTGGGCGCCATCGGCCGCCATCCGGCCGACCGCAAGAAGTACGCGGTGGTGAGCGACGGCAGCGGCCGCCACGCCTGCACCCACTGGCGGGTGACCGAGCGGCTGGGCGACTACGCCCTGCTGCGCTTCAAGCTCGACACCGGCCGCACCCACCAGATCCGGGTGCACTGCGCCCACATCAATCATCCGATCGTGGGCGATCCGGTGTATTCGCGGGCCCGGCGCCTGCCGGTGGCTCTGCCGGGCCAGGCCCTGCACGCCGTGCGACTGGGGCTCAACCACCCGATCACGGGTGAGCGGATCGTGTGCGAGGCACCACCGCCGGCGGTGTTTGACAAACTGCTGGCCGTGCTGCGCCGCCAGCACCCGGCCCCCCAGACTGCAGCGGTGTTGCCGGGTGTGTCCCGTTCCATGGCGCAGAGCGATCTCCAGGCCTTCATCCAGCGGGTGCAGCAGGACGCAGCCCTGCAGGAGCAGCTCTCCACCACCCGGGCGGCCGATGCCGATGAGGTGGCGGCGATGGCGCGCGCGCTGGGTTTCAGCGTGTCGCCGGCCGACCTGGTGGATTGCGGCGGCGGCGCGCTGGTGGACTACGAGGACGAGGACTACTTCATGAAGCCGCGCTGGTGGAGCCTGGCCGCCTAA
- a CDS encoding bifunctional (p)ppGpp synthetase/guanosine-3',5'-bis(diphosphate) 3'-pyrophosphohydrolase, translating into MLRAVTDLDPSPQAIRSAESSPSAGTVTVAGRAAAPASRPATEPARPPIHTPADYGVPLPEWLQRCIEHVPPGAGESCPTDAEALLASAFDFAYQLHQGQFRASGEPYIIHPIAVADLLRDIGASAGVIAAGFLHDVVEDTEVTPEQIEGHFGAEVRALVEGVTKLGGIHFTNKTEAQAENLRRMFLAMASDIRVVLVKLADRLHNMRTLGALKPEKQLRIARETREIYAPLANRLGIGRFKWELEDLAFKILEPEAYREVQQEVATKRSEREERLAVTVQLLRDRLAAVGLDSCEVSGRPKHLYGIWSKMERQQKAFHEIYDVAALRIICPNLESCYRALAVVHDTFRPIPGRFKDYIGLPKPNGYQSLHTAVIGRHRPIEVQIRTADMHQVAEYGIAAHWKYKEGGSPAAADAEAERFNWLRQLVDWQRDGVGDDSGDFLRSIKEDLFDEEVFVFTPKGDVVGLRKGSTAVDFAYRIHSEVGNHCQGVRINDRLSPLATPLQNGDFVQVITGKNAHPSLDWLNFVATPTARNRIRQWYKKSHRDDNIQRGTELLERELGRDGFDALLNGEAMVKVARRCNLLSTEDLLASLGFGGVTLHQVLNRLREELRLASESAAPPLSNEDLARNVSAQAESASASRPAGPSQHGELSPILGLEGLEYRLGGCCSPLPGEPILGAVALGNHGITIHRQDCSNLAQMPVERRLPVRWNPESISLRRYPVQLRIEVLDRVGVLKDILTRLSDHRINVSDARVRTNPGKPARIDLRVELESASQLAATLNQIRSMADVLDIARTGIG; encoded by the coding sequence ATGCTCCGGGCGGTCACCGATCTGGATCCGTCTCCGCAGGCCATCAGGTCTGCCGAGTCCTCCCCGAGTGCGGGCACGGTGACTGTGGCTGGCAGGGCTGCTGCCCCAGCATCCCGCCCAGCTACCGAGCCTGCACGACCGCCCATCCACACCCCGGCCGACTACGGCGTGCCGCTGCCGGAGTGGTTGCAGCGCTGTATCGAACACGTACCGCCTGGGGCTGGCGAGAGTTGCCCCACCGACGCCGAGGCCCTGCTGGCCTCGGCTTTTGATTTCGCCTATCAGCTGCATCAGGGCCAGTTCCGCGCCAGCGGCGAGCCCTACATCATTCATCCGATCGCCGTCGCCGATCTGCTGCGCGACATCGGCGCCAGCGCCGGGGTGATCGCCGCCGGCTTCCTCCACGATGTGGTGGAGGACACCGAGGTGACCCCGGAGCAGATCGAGGGCCATTTCGGCGCCGAGGTGCGGGCGCTGGTGGAGGGGGTGACCAAGCTCGGCGGGATTCATTTCACCAACAAGACCGAAGCCCAGGCCGAAAACCTGCGGCGCATGTTCCTGGCCATGGCCAGCGACATCCGCGTGGTGCTGGTGAAGCTGGCCGACCGGCTGCACAACATGCGCACCCTGGGGGCGCTCAAGCCGGAGAAGCAGCTGCGCATCGCCCGCGAGACCCGCGAGATCTATGCGCCGCTGGCGAATCGGCTGGGCATCGGCCGCTTCAAGTGGGAACTGGAGGATCTGGCCTTCAAGATCCTCGAGCCCGAGGCCTACCGCGAGGTGCAGCAGGAGGTGGCCACCAAGCGCAGCGAGCGCGAGGAGCGGCTGGCGGTGACCGTGCAGCTGCTGCGCGACCGGCTGGCGGCGGTGGGGCTCGACAGCTGCGAGGTGAGCGGACGGCCCAAACACCTCTACGGCATCTGGAGCAAGATGGAGCGCCAGCAGAAGGCGTTCCACGAGATCTACGACGTGGCGGCCCTGCGGATCATCTGCCCCAATCTGGAGAGCTGCTATCGCGCGCTGGCGGTGGTGCATGACACCTTCCGGCCGATTCCCGGCCGCTTCAAGGACTACATCGGCCTGCCCAAACCGAATGGCTACCAGTCGCTGCACACGGCCGTGATCGGCCGGCACCGGCCGATCGAGGTGCAGATCCGCACCGCCGACATGCACCAGGTGGCGGAATACGGCATCGCCGCCCACTGGAAGTACAAGGAGGGCGGCTCCCCGGCGGCGGCCGATGCCGAGGCGGAGCGCTTCAACTGGCTGCGCCAGCTGGTGGACTGGCAGCGCGATGGCGTGGGTGATGACAGTGGCGATTTCCTGCGCTCGATCAAGGAAGACCTCTTCGATGAAGAGGTGTTCGTGTTCACCCCCAAGGGGGATGTGGTGGGGCTGCGCAAGGGCTCCACGGCGGTGGATTTCGCCTACCGCATCCACTCTGAGGTGGGCAATCACTGCCAGGGCGTGCGCATCAACGACCGCCTCTCCCCCCTGGCCACACCGCTGCAGAACGGCGATTTCGTGCAGGTGATCACGGGCAAGAACGCCCACCCCAGCCTCGACTGGCTCAACTTCGTGGCCACCCCCACGGCGCGCAACCGCATTCGCCAGTGGTACAAGAAGAGTCACCGGGACGACAACATCCAGCGCGGCACCGAATTGCTGGAGCGGGAACTGGGCCGGGATGGCTTCGACGCCCTGCTCAACGGCGAGGCGATGGTCAAGGTGGCCCGCCGCTGCAATCTGCTCAGCACCGAGGATCTGCTGGCCTCGCTCGGGTTCGGCGGGGTCACCCTGCATCAGGTGCTCAACCGGCTGCGGGAGGAGCTGCGCCTGGCCTCGGAGAGCGCCGCGCCCCCGCTCAGCAACGAGGACCTGGCCCGCAACGTCTCCGCCCAGGCGGAGAGCGCCAGCGCCTCCCGCCCGGCCGGCCCGTCGCAGCACGGCGAACTCAGCCCGATCCTGGGCCTCGAGGGATTGGAATACCGGCTGGGCGGCTGCTGCAGCCCCCTGCCCGGCGAGCCGATCCTGGGGGCGGTGGCCCTGGGCAACCACGGCATCACCATCCACCGCCAGGACTGCTCCAACCTGGCCCAGATGCCGGTGGAGCGGCGCCTGCCCGTGCGCTGGAACCCCGAATCGATCAGCCTGCGGCGCTATCCGGTGCAGCTGCGCATCGAGGTGCTCGACCGGGTGGGCGTACTCAAGGACATCCTCACCCGCCTGTCGGACCACCGCATCAACGTGAGCGACGCCCGCGTGCGCACCAACCCCGGCAAGCCCGCCCGCATCGACCTGCGCGTGGAGCTGGAGAGCGCCAGCCAGCTGGCGGCCACCCTCAACCAGATCCGCTCGATGGCCGACGTGCTGGACATCGCCCGCACCGGCATCGGCTGA
- a CDS encoding histidine kinase translates to MASLAAVKYGLAGVAVALLGTAQLQLLLAERLQRDRIAQQGPEVLFQLRLAELALDRLPPGKLARLSGLPLRVGDNPPTTADRQLEGQARLLRRHLCPAISPCPVVLPAAAERRGVWVEVLAPLDPVWLLVPIPPVRPWPPDPWLLLVGLGLGASSALLLFFWWEVQRPLRQQQQALARVGRDQWPDPQRERGTAVVRQLIGRFNAMVQRLQAGERERAVMLAGIAHDLKSPLTRLRFRLSLAGLPAADLQQAEADITAMERITGQFLQFAGGVDQEAAVAVPLDQLLAELSAGIAAADLELALEPLERVVRPVALGRAVANLIDNARSYGAPPLLLHLQAAEPEGQGFRIAVWDGGAGIDAERWQQALMPFQRLDAARGGSGHCGLGLAIAARVAQGHGGQLERLEASGSGPYRFGIAICGRSIEVSTTPDRPA, encoded by the coding sequence ATGGCCAGCCTCGCAGCCGTTAAATACGGCCTGGCCGGGGTGGCCGTGGCCCTGCTGGGCACGGCCCAGCTGCAACTGCTGCTGGCGGAGCGCCTGCAGCGTGACCGCATCGCCCAGCAGGGGCCGGAGGTGCTGTTCCAGCTGCGGCTGGCGGAGCTGGCCCTCGACCGCCTGCCGCCCGGCAAGCTCGCCCGGCTGAGCGGCCTGCCGCTGCGGGTGGGGGACAACCCGCCCACCACGGCCGACCGGCAGCTGGAGGGCCAGGCCCGGCTGCTGCGCCGGCACCTCTGCCCTGCCATCAGCCCCTGCCCGGTGGTGCTGCCGGCGGCGGCAGAGCGCCGGGGTGTGTGGGTGGAGGTGCTGGCGCCGCTCGATCCGGTGTGGCTGCTGGTGCCGATCCCGCCCGTGCGCCCCTGGCCGCCGGACCCCTGGCTGCTGCTGGTGGGGCTGGGTCTGGGGGCCAGCTCGGCCCTGCTGCTCTTTTTCTGGTGGGAGGTGCAGCGGCCCCTGCGCCAGCAGCAGCAGGCCCTGGCGCGGGTGGGCCGCGACCAGTGGCCCGACCCCCAGCGGGAGCGGGGCACCGCCGTGGTGCGCCAGTTGATCGGCCGCTTCAACGCCATGGTGCAGCGCCTGCAGGCCGGCGAGCGGGAGCGGGCGGTGATGCTGGCCGGCATCGCCCACGACCTCAAGAGTCCACTCACCCGCCTGCGCTTCCGGCTCAGCCTGGCCGGCCTGCCCGCCGCCGACCTGCAGCAGGCGGAGGCGGACATCACCGCCATGGAACGGATCACCGGCCAGTTCCTGCAGTTCGCCGGGGGTGTGGATCAGGAGGCTGCCGTGGCGGTGCCGCTCGACCAGCTGCTGGCCGAGCTGAGCGCCGGCATCGCCGCGGCAGACCTCGAACTGGCCCTGGAGCCGCTGGAGCGGGTGGTGCGGCCCGTTGCCCTGGGCCGGGCCGTGGCCAACCTGATCGACAACGCCCGCAGCTACGGCGCCCCCCCGCTGCTCCTGCACCTGCAGGCGGCCGAGCCGGAGGGCCAGGGCTTCCGGATCGCCGTCTGGGATGGCGGGGCGGGCATCGACGCCGAGCGCTGGCAGCAGGCCCTGATGCCGTTCCAGCGCCTGGATGCGGCCCGGGGCGGCAGCGGCCACTGCGGCCTGGGGCTGGCGATCGCGGCGCGGGTGGCCCAGGGGCACGGCGGTCAGCTCGAACGGCTGGAGGCCAGCGGCAGCGGCCCGTATCGCTTCGGCATCGCCATCTGCGGCCGCTCGATCGAGGTGTCCACCACCCCGGATCGCCCGGCCTGA
- a CDS encoding phosphoglycerate kinase, with amino-acid sequence MAKRSLASLSADELRGKRVLVRVDFNVPLDDAGAITDDTRIRAALPTINDLSGKGAKVILAAHFGRPKGQVNEGMRLTPVAARLSELLGKGVVKTDSCIGPDAEAKVAAMAEGDVVLLENVRFFAEEEKNDAGFAAQLAALADVYVNDAFGAAHRAHASTEGVTKALSPSVAGYLMEKELQYLQGAIDEPKRPLAAIVGGSKVSSKIGVLKALLDKCDKILVGGGMIFTFYKARGLAVGKSLVEEDKLELAKELEAKAAAKGVQFLLPTDVVLADNFAPDANSQIAKVEAIPDGWMGLDIGPDSVKVFQDALADCQTVIWNGPMGVFEFDAFAAGTNAIATTLADLGGKGCCTIIGGGDSVAAVEKAGLADRMSHISTGGGASLELLEGKVLPGVAALDEA; translated from the coding sequence ATGGCGAAGCGATCCCTGGCCAGCCTCAGCGCCGATGAGCTGCGCGGCAAGCGCGTGCTGGTGCGGGTCGACTTCAACGTACCGCTGGACGACGCCGGCGCCATCACCGACGACACCCGCATCCGCGCTGCCCTGCCCACCATCAACGACCTCAGCGGCAAGGGCGCCAAGGTGATCCTGGCCGCCCACTTCGGCCGGCCCAAGGGCCAGGTGAACGAGGGCATGCGCCTCACCCCCGTGGCCGCCCGCCTCAGCGAGCTGCTGGGCAAGGGCGTGGTGAAGACCGACAGCTGCATCGGCCCCGACGCCGAGGCCAAGGTGGCCGCCATGGCCGAGGGCGACGTGGTGCTGCTGGAGAACGTGCGCTTCTTCGCTGAGGAGGAGAAGAACGACGCGGGCTTCGCCGCCCAGCTGGCCGCCCTGGCCGACGTGTATGTGAACGACGCCTTCGGCGCCGCCCACCGCGCCCATGCCTCCACCGAGGGCGTCACCAAGGCCCTCAGCCCCAGCGTGGCCGGCTACCTGATGGAGAAGGAGCTGCAGTACCTGCAGGGCGCCATCGATGAGCCCAAGCGTCCCCTGGCGGCGATCGTGGGCGGCTCCAAGGTGAGCTCCAAGATCGGCGTGCTCAAGGCCCTGCTCGACAAGTGCGACAAGATCCTGGTGGGCGGCGGCATGATCTTCACCTTCTACAAGGCCCGCGGCCTGGCCGTCGGCAAGAGCCTGGTGGAGGAGGACAAGCTGGAGCTGGCCAAGGAGCTCGAAGCCAAGGCCGCGGCCAAGGGCGTGCAGTTCCTGCTGCCCACCGATGTGGTGCTGGCCGACAACTTCGCCCCCGATGCCAACAGCCAGATCGCCAAGGTGGAGGCCATCCCCGACGGCTGGATGGGCCTCGACATCGGCCCTGATTCGGTGAAGGTGTTCCAGGACGCCCTGGCCGACTGCCAGACCGTGATCTGGAACGGCCCGATGGGCGTGTTCGAGTTCGACGCCTTCGCCGCCGGCACCAACGCCATCGCCACCACCCTGGCCGACCTGGGCGGCAAGGGCTGCTGCACGATCATCGGCGGCGGCGACTCGGTGGCGGCCGTGGAGAAGGCCGGCCTGGCCGACCGCATGAGCCACATCTCCACCGGCGGTGGCGCCAGCCTGGAGCTGCTGGAGGGCAAGGTGCTGCCCGGGGTGGCCGCCCTCGACGAAGCCTGA
- a CDS encoding response regulator — protein MAAGQRIWVIDDDPELRRMVGTYLTDQGYDVRCLANGEQLIARLASQRPDLVVLDLMMPGDDGLTILRRLRDGGDDLPVVMLTARGDAVDRIIGLEQGADDYLAKPFLPRELSARIEAVLRRRVALPAGTPLAEGQRVSIGEQLLDLAARTLERGGQITVLTSGEYALLAAFVQHPHRPLSRERLVELARGPGSATDSRSMDVQVSRLRKLVEADPGRPRYLQTVWGYGYVFVPDGQPRSR, from the coding sequence ATGGCGGCTGGCCAGCGCATCTGGGTGATCGACGACGACCCCGAACTGCGCAGGATGGTGGGCACCTACCTCACCGACCAGGGCTACGACGTGCGCTGCCTGGCCAACGGTGAGCAGCTGATCGCCCGCCTGGCCAGCCAGCGGCCCGACCTGGTGGTGCTCGACCTGATGATGCCCGGTGACGACGGCCTCACGATCCTGCGCCGCCTGCGCGATGGCGGCGACGACCTGCCGGTGGTGATGCTCACCGCCCGGGGCGATGCGGTGGACCGGATCATCGGCCTGGAGCAGGGTGCCGACGACTACCTGGCCAAGCCGTTCCTGCCCCGCGAACTGAGCGCCCGCATCGAGGCCGTGCTGCGCCGCCGGGTGGCCCTGCCGGCCGGGACGCCGCTGGCGGAGGGGCAGCGGGTCTCCATCGGCGAGCAGCTGCTCGACCTCGCCGCCCGCACCCTGGAGCGCGGCGGCCAGATCACCGTGCTCACCTCGGGGGAGTACGCCCTGCTGGCCGCCTTCGTGCAGCACCCCCACAGGCCCCTCTCTCGGGAGCGGCTCGTGGAGCTGGCCCGGGGGCCCGGGTCGGCCACCGACAGCCGCAGCATGGACGTGCAGGTGTCGCGGCTGCGCAAGCTGGTGGAAGCCGATCCCGGCCGCCCCCGCTATCTGCAGACGGTGTGGGGCTATGGCTACGTGTTCGTGCCCGATGGCCAGCCTCGCAGCCGTTAA
- the ylqF gene encoding ribosome biogenesis GTPase YlqF has translation MAELAAQLSVNAPAIQWYPGHIAKAEKALHEALAKVDLVIEVRDARIPRSTGHPRLQRWISGKQHLLVLNRRDMVPPVAQQLWSDWFRGQGQTVWWCDAKAGTGVKQLQQAAIRAGAALNARRAGRGMRPRPVRALMLGFPNVGKSALINRLVRQKVVESARRAGVTRSLRWVRLGQDLDLLDAPGVLPPRLDDQQAALRLALCDDIGQAAYDNEGAALAFAQLLRLLEPVPAAGVGAGLLERRYGIPLGERPAGGPDVEGWLAAAAERHTGNDTLRMATKLLDDFRCSRLGAIALELPPVP, from the coding sequence ATGGCTGAGCTCGCCGCTCAGCTGAGCGTCAATGCTCCGGCGATCCAGTGGTACCCGGGCCACATCGCCAAGGCCGAGAAGGCCCTGCATGAGGCCCTGGCCAAGGTGGACCTGGTGATCGAGGTGCGCGACGCCCGCATCCCCCGCTCCACCGGCCACCCGCGCCTGCAGCGCTGGATCAGCGGCAAGCAGCACCTGCTGGTGCTCAACCGGCGCGACATGGTGCCGCCCGTCGCCCAGCAGCTCTGGAGCGACTGGTTTCGCGGCCAGGGCCAAACGGTGTGGTGGTGCGACGCCAAGGCCGGCACCGGCGTGAAACAGCTGCAGCAGGCGGCGATCCGCGCCGGCGCGGCCCTCAACGCCCGCCGGGCCGGGCGGGGGATGCGCCCCCGGCCGGTGCGGGCCCTGATGCTCGGTTTTCCCAATGTGGGCAAGTCGGCCCTGATCAACCGGCTGGTGCGCCAGAAGGTGGTGGAGAGCGCCCGCCGCGCCGGCGTCACCCGCAGCCTGCGCTGGGTGCGCCTCGGCCAGGACCTCGACCTGCTCGATGCCCCCGGCGTGCTGCCGCCCCGGCTCGACGACCAGCAGGCCGCCCTGCGCCTCGCCCTCTGCGACGACATCGGCCAGGCCGCCTACGACAACGAGGGCGCCGCCCTGGCCTTCGCCCAGCTGCTGCGGCTGCTGGAGCCAGTGCCAGCGGCGGGTGTGGGGGCAGGGCTGCTGGAGCGGCGCTATGGCATCCCCCTGGGTGAACGACCGGCCGGTGGCCCGGATGTGGAGGGCTGGCTGGCCGCCGCCGCCGAGCGTCACACCGGCAACGACACCCTGCGCATGGCCACCAAGCTGCTCGACGACTTCCGCTGCAGCCGCCTGGGGGCCATCGCCCTGGAGCTGCCGCCCGTGCCATGA